The DNA region CCAGGAGACCGAGCAGCATGATCAGGCTGCCGCGCGGCGCGCTCGGGGCTTCCGGCACGGTGGCGGGCGTGATCACGTGGGCGGAGGGCTGCGGATAGGATTGCTGGTTGACGGCGTCGATGTAGCGCTGGAGCAGGTTCGTGTAGATCTGGTCGTAGGTCTCGGCGGTGCGGTCGAGCTCCTTCGCCTTGACCCGGGCGTTGCTCATGATCAGCGTCTTCGAGATCAGGGCGTCGAAGGCCGCCGTCATGCTGTCCTCGCGGGCCTTGGCGACCTCGTAATCGTGGTCGAGCGACACGGCGAGGCGCTCGAGCTCGGTGCGCAGCGACTGCCTGGCCGCCAGGATGTCCCGCTGGATCGCCTGGACCGCCTCGTGGTCGGGGCCGAGGCGGCGCTTCAGGTCGTCGGCGCGCTGCACCAAGTCGACGTACTGCCGGCGCAGCTGGATGATCACGCTGTCCTTGAAGGCCTCGGTGATCCCCGGATCGGCGATGTCGGAATCGAGGAGCCCGCGGATCTGGTCGCGCACCGCGCGGGCGTCGACGGTCTTGGACCGGGCGGCGGCCACGGCGGTGTTGAGCTCCTCGACCTGCTGCTCGCCCACGAGGCCGCGCTTGCCGAGGTCGATGATGGTGTGCTCGGCCTTGTAGGTCTGGGCCTCGCGCGAGGCCTGGCTGGCGCGCTGCTGGAGTTCCTTCAGGCGCGGCAGCATCCACTCGCCGGCGACCTTCCAGACCTGGGCCCGGTTCTCCAGCTCGGTGCTGACATAGGCCTCGGCCACCGCGTTCGCGACGGCGGCCGCCGTGGCGGGATGGTCGGCGCTGTAGCCGACCTCGATCACGTAGGCGGCGCCGATGCGGCTGGCCTCCACGTTCTCGCGCAGCGTCCGCGCCTGGCGCAGCTCCGGGCTGACGGGGGCGGGTTCCTGGACCGGCCGCTCGGCGCCGACCAGGCGGAGGGGCAGCGCCTTGGCGGCCTTCAGGAACTCCCGGACCTTCGCGACGAGCGGGTGCGTCGGCGCCGCCAGATCCTGCAGGGCCGACGCGTCGAGCCTGTGCACGGCGGCCAGGGCGATCTTCTCCGAGCGGATGTACTCGACCTGGCTCTCGACCTCGGCGATCTCGAGCGGGGTCCCGGCATTCGGCGTGTCGCGGGCCGTCACCGGGCTGGAGCGGCTCTCGATGTAGACGCGGGCCCGGGCGGTGAAGATGGCCGGCGCGGTCGCGACGTAGATCCCGGCGCAGACCAGCCCGACGGCCGCGAAGGCCAGGATCGACCGCCAGTTCTGCCGCGCGATGGTCAGGATCGAGACCTGGGACTCCGTCTCGGGCGAGAAGGGCTGGCCGCGCCAGGCTCCGGTCCCACCGGGGCGGGTCGCGCCGATCGGCAGGAAGGACGCGCTGGTCGAGTGTCGGTTCATGGATCTCTCCTCACCGCGGCGGTCACCGCCTCGGGGCGCTATCCGTCAAAGGGGACGCCGGCTCGGCCCGATGGGCGCGGCGAGCCGGGGTCGGTGGGTCAGTTCTGGCCGGCCCCGTCGCCGACGCCCCGCATGGCGGGATCCGGCTTGAGCGCGATCTCCACGACGTCGCCCGGCAGGAGCTCCGTGTCCTCGGCGGCGTCGATCTGCGTCTTGGCCGGACCGCTCTGCCGGAAGACCGCGATCGCTGCCTGCGCGCGGCTCCCGGACAGGAGCTGGGCCCGGAGGGCGCCGGTGTAGACCAGCTTGTCGTTGATGCTGTTCAGGCGCGACCGGAACGTCGCCAGGTTGTTCTCCGCGACCTGGAGCTTCTCCAGGGCGTCCATGGCCTGCACGTCGTCGACCCGCTCGAGCTTGCGGCCGACCTCGCTCTTGTCGCGCTCGAGCTGGGTGAGCTGGACCGTGGTCTGCAGGGCGCGGGTCGAGGAGAGCAGGACGGCGCGCCGCGCGTCGGTCAGCCGGGTCGTGACCACGGCGCCGCGCTGGAACAGCGCGCGCACCGTGTCGTAATCCTCGGCGTCGGCGGTGACGCCCTCCTTCTCCTTGACCTGCTGCTCGCTGAGGCTGGCGAACTGCGTCTGCGCCCGGTTGAGGGAGCGCTGCAGGTGGTCCTTCTCCTTGGCGATGTCGGTCATCTGCACCCGGAGCTGCTGCTCGGCGAGCTTCTGCGCCGCCGTCGCGCGGCTGCCCGGGGCGACGTCCGCCGGCGGCGCGGCCTTGTCGCCCCGCGACGCGGCGACGATCGTCTTCAGGCGCCAGATCGTGGCGGATTCCCGCTGGATGCTCGCCCAGGTGCTGTCGTACTCGGCCCGCAGGTTCGCCGTCTCGACGACGGGGTTCTCCATCCTGAACCGCAGGAGGTTGTAGCCGCCCGCCAGGGCGATGGCCTGCCGCACGGTCATGCCCGGGTGGAACGGGTGCTCGCCCTGCTTGGTCACGTCGCCGCTCAGGTAGACCGGCTGGTACTTCGAGATCCGCACCCCGATCTCGTCCGGCTCGAGCACGGCGATCGATTCCTTGCCCTCGGAGTTGCGCTGCCGCACCGCCTTGGCGGGCAGCGACTTCTGCAGGCTCTGGCGCAGCTCCGCGACGGTGAGCCCGGCGGCCGGCACGTCCCCGAGCAGCGGGACCATGACGGTGCCGTCGGTGGAGACCGTCGCCTCCTGCTTGAAGGTCGGGATGCTGAGGGCCGTGACCTCGATCGTGTCGCCGGGCCCGATGCGGTACTCCGCGGTCGCCGGCAGCGCCGACAGGGCGAGCAGGCACGCCGCGAGACCGGCGCGGGCGGTGGCGCGGGTTGCCGCGGTCTTCGTCGAAATCTTCGACACGCATCGTCCCCTTAAGGCTCGCCCTCGGAACCCGGGCGCGGCGATCGAGCGGCAGGACCGCGCGCCGGCCTCACGGGCTCATGAGGGCTGAGACGGCATGATGCGTAACGGCCGAGCCAGCCGGGACTCCTCCAAATGGCGGGCGCGCGCATCCATGCCGGGGCGGGGGCTTCGCCTT from Methylobacterium sp. NMS14P includes:
- a CDS encoding GumC family protein gives rise to the protein MNRHSTSASFLPIGATRPGGTGAWRGQPFSPETESQVSILTIARQNWRSILAFAAVGLVCAGIYVATAPAIFTARARVYIESRSSPVTARDTPNAGTPLEIAEVESQVEYIRSEKIALAAVHRLDASALQDLAAPTHPLVAKVREFLKAAKALPLRLVGAERPVQEPAPVSPELRQARTLRENVEASRIGAAYVIEVGYSADHPATAAAVANAVAEAYVSTELENRAQVWKVAGEWMLPRLKELQQRASQASREAQTYKAEHTIIDLGKRGLVGEQQVEELNTAVAAARSKTVDARAVRDQIRGLLDSDIADPGITEAFKDSVIIQLRRQYVDLVQRADDLKRRLGPDHEAVQAIQRDILAARQSLRTELERLAVSLDHDYEVAKAREDSMTAAFDALISKTLIMSNARVKAKELDRTAETYDQIYTNLLQRYIDAVNQQSYPQPSAHVITPATVPEAPSAPRGSLIMLLGLLVGTGFGVSGAFARHWFDRTIRTPRQLTGHGLTCLAALPELRREPGFRAALALAQAHANEAQRPASVEAFRASAVRFMPQSVFVERLHSLKAHVLGSDRRGPVFAIGVTSVEAGAGKTLFASNLGQLLARVRSSSGRVLMIDADVRQGTLSRLSQATEQRGLLDVLAGRCGATEAVRPQPGEVRLLACGNRHPNDPHFSDLMTPEGVAAVVGDGRPALDRVVVDLPPVDELPTLRPLLDGLDGLIIVVEAGRTSIDDVAAAVHDLESSGSTVLGVVLNKTNDGPTARRGGLRSALTRWTTARRKGRDTTQAAS
- a CDS encoding polysaccharide biosynthesis/export family protein, producing MSKISTKTAATRATARAGLAACLLALSALPATAEYRIGPGDTIEVTALSIPTFKQEATVSTDGTVMVPLLGDVPAAGLTVAELRQSLQKSLPAKAVRQRNSEGKESIAVLEPDEIGVRISKYQPVYLSGDVTKQGEHPFHPGMTVRQAIALAGGYNLLRFRMENPVVETANLRAEYDSTWASIQRESATIWRLKTIVAASRGDKAAPPADVAPGSRATAAQKLAEQQLRVQMTDIAKEKDHLQRSLNRAQTQFASLSEQQVKEKEGVTADAEDYDTVRALFQRGAVVTTRLTDARRAVLLSSTRALQTTVQLTQLERDKSEVGRKLERVDDVQAMDALEKLQVAENNLATFRSRLNSINDKLVYTGALRAQLLSGSRAQAAIAVFRQSGPAKTQIDAAEDTELLPGDVVEIALKPDPAMRGVGDGAGQN